ATATAGCCCGATACCTCGGCCTTGACCTCGGTGTCGTTATATGCGTTCTGGGCCGTCTGATAAGCCGCCTGCGCCTGGGTAAGCGCCGCGCGCGCGCTCTTTTCGTTTTCGCCCAGTATCTTGTTTACCGTAAGGTCGTAATTCGTCTGCGCGAGCTGATACTGCTGATATGCAAGGTCGCATGCCGACTGCGCCTGCTCGTAGGCCTGCTGAGTTGCGCCGCCCGCCTGATAGAGCGCTTCGGTCCTCTCAAGAGCGCTCTGCGCCTGCTCGTAGCTTATGCGCGACGTTTCAACGGCCACCTCAAGCTGCGCTATCGTCTGCTCCGCCGTGCCTCCCACGGTGCGCTCGTATGCGGCTCTTGCAGATTCAAGCGCCGCGCTTGCAGTGGAAAGCTGAGCCTGAACGTCTGTTTTGTCTATTGAAAACAGCGTCTGTCCCTTGTTTACCCACTGGCCGAGCTCAACGTATACCGCAGTCACCTTGCCGGCTACTCTCGGCACTACATATACCTCGCTTTTGGGAGCTATTGAGCCCGATATCGTAACGTAAGAATCAAGCGTTCCCTCTTCCACCGTAACGGTGCTTACATTGATGGCGAGCTCCTGCGGAGGCGCTATCACATTATTCCTTGAGCTTGAAACTCTGAAAATGGCCAAAGCTACGAGTGCGACTATTATAATTATCGCAACTATGCGCCCCGTCTTTTTCTTCTTCGGTTTCTTTTCCTTGACCTCTGCGGCAGCGTTCTCTGCGCCGGGGCTCTCAACTTCAAGGTTCTTGGGTTCTCTGATCTCGCTCATATTTTATCCTCCTGCTTCATGATTTTTGCTATGTCAAGCTTTATTGCGTTTGGATCGGATATTTTGTTTAGGATCCCGTTTATGACTTCAAGGGAGTCCGATATACGTTGTATCTCATCATTGCTCAGAATCTCGAGACGCTCGGCAAAAAAGACCGTCGCCGTTTTGATCATTTTCTCTACATATCTGGCGCCTTCGTCCGTAAGCTTTATCCAGACCTTGCGCCTGTCCGACTCGTCGCTCTCTCTTAACGCGAGTTCGCCTTTAATAAGCTTATCCACGGTCTGCGTCGTCTGCTGCTTCGAGCATTTTAAGATGGCTGTGATATCGCTCATCGTAGCCGGTCCCTTAAAGTATATGTGCGACATGACATGAAGCCCGGAGTTTGGCACTTCTCCGCGGAACTGCTTTTCTATAGGCTTCATTACGCCAAGTGAAAAAAGCTGAAAAAACTCCGAGAACTGTTCTATGATATAGTTTCTGTCGGGTATATCAGCCATACTTTTCCCGCCCTTTCTTTAGAATAGCGCACGTTAAAATAGTACACTTTTATATATAATCAATGTTACTTGA
The DNA window shown above is from Clostridia bacterium and carries:
- a CDS encoding efflux RND transporter periplasmic adaptor subunit codes for the protein MSEIREPKNLEVESPGAENAAAEVKEKKPKKKKTGRIVAIIIIVALVALAIFRVSSSRNNVIAPPQELAINVSTVTVEEGTLDSYVTISGSIAPKSEVYVVPRVAGKVTAVYVELGQWVNKGQTLFSIDKTDVQAQLSTASAALESARAAYERTVGGTAEQTIAQLEVAVETSRISYEQAQSALERTEALYQAGGATQQAYEQAQSACDLAYQQYQLAQTNYDLTVNKILGENEKSARAALTQAQAAYQTAQNAYNDTEVKAEVSGYIGMSTVAVGGNVSQASPPMSIVDISEVYAEVGLPETVINSIDGSQTVSVEVASIPGEVFTGTITGISPATSAGTQTYLAKIAIPNKSGELKGGMFASVKFRTNSVSGALYLPVSAVKDSTGESYVYVVGDDSRAQRRVVTEGLTNDEYVEITSGLKVGDVVVVRGQDFLEDGTLVEVVADDAEAS
- a CDS encoding MarR family transcriptional regulator, whose protein sequence is MADIPDRNYIIEQFSEFFQLFSLGVMKPIEKQFRGEVPNSGLHVMSHIYFKGPATMSDITAILKCSKQQTTQTVDKLIKGELALRESDESDRRKVWIKLTDEGARYVEKMIKTATVFFAERLEILSNDEIQRISDSLEVINGILNKISDPNAIKLDIAKIMKQEDKI